Proteins found in one Aneurinibacillus uraniidurans genomic segment:
- a CDS encoding Crp/Fnr family transcriptional regulator: MIDWNFLRHFPFFEDLEEADLREISSMFITRTYEKGRNVFLEGEGGDELYIIKSGVINIYRIDEAREIILAIFGDGDFFGEMAVLENEQVRSASAKTMEKSILYALKRQDLMSLLNRNPNISMKMLKTTLDRLRKANELITSLTILDARTRVIRMILRLADQHGIQHKGGVLINLKLTHQQIADMTGTVRETVTKILLELQNGKLIHIEKKKIMIYNREQLEKIVLGD; the protein is encoded by the coding sequence GTGATAGATTGGAATTTTCTTCGTCATTTTCCTTTTTTTGAGGACTTAGAGGAAGCGGACTTACGTGAGATTTCTTCCATGTTTATAACCCGCACGTATGAAAAAGGAAGAAATGTATTTTTAGAAGGGGAAGGAGGCGACGAGCTTTATATTATTAAATCAGGCGTGATCAACATTTATCGCATCGATGAAGCAAGAGAGATTATCCTGGCGATTTTTGGGGATGGTGATTTTTTTGGGGAGATGGCGGTATTAGAAAACGAACAAGTTCGGTCTGCCAGTGCAAAAACGATGGAGAAGTCGATTTTGTACGCCCTTAAGCGACAGGACCTTATGTCACTGCTAAATCGAAATCCGAATATTTCCATGAAGATGTTAAAAACGACGCTTGATCGATTGCGTAAAGCGAATGAGTTGATCACAAGCTTAACGATACTTGATGCCCGTACAAGAGTGATCAGAATGATCCTGCGCTTAGCCGATCAGCATGGCATTCAGCACAAAGGTGGGGTTTTAATCAATCTCAAATTAACGCACCAGCAAATAGCTGATATGACCGGAACGGTGCGAGAAACGGTTACAAAAATTTTGCTGGAGCTGCAAAACGGGAAGCTTATTCATATTGAAAAAAAGAAAATCATGATTTATAACAGGGAACAACTAGAGAAGATCGTGTTAGGGGATTAG
- the rplT gene encoding 50S ribosomal protein L20 produces the protein MPRVKGGNVARNRRKKVLKLAKGYFGSKHRLFKSANAQVMKSLLYAYRDRRQVKRDFRKLWITRINAAARINGLSYSRFMFGLKEAGIEVNRKMLADMAVNDKAAFAALATTAKEKLNA, from the coding sequence ATGCCAAGAGTTAAAGGTGGAAATGTTGCGCGTAATCGTCGCAAAAAAGTATTAAAGCTTGCTAAAGGTTATTTCGGTTCTAAACACCGTCTGTTTAAATCTGCTAACGCACAAGTTATGAAATCCCTGCTGTACGCATACCGTGACCGTCGTCAGGTAAAACGTGATTTCCGCAAACTGTGGATCACTCGTATTAACGCAGCAGCTCGTATCAATGGCCTTTCTTACAGCCGTTTCATGTTCGGTCTGAAAGAAGCTGGTATTGAAGTAAACCGCAAAATGCTTGCTGACATGGCTGTAAACGATAAAGCAGCTTTCGCAGCACTTGCTACTACTGCAAAAGAAAAACTGAACGCGTAA
- a CDS encoding methyl-accepting chemotaxis protein, which produces MKKWLQLSVKKRLNISFLLLLLIPSLAIGFLSYQTARQKVQDQVLDQAKGNTYLLDQLITRLIEPELQNVSLLAENVNATMYAGRQSPQVMERIHQFQRLHPEIASAYVGTEAGFLIMDGSEKLEANYDVRTRPWYQQGRQSDTKPIITDPYVDKVTGQTVVSLLKKTKDGSGVVGIDFNLSKLAEMTSSIKIGKQGYVFIVDQQKKILVHPSIKNGVDAPKEIVAQLFSKSSGSYETKNDTETTRTFFVTNELTGWKLGGTINMAEVQAEANPIFTTTVVVITAALLLGGLLVYVVISSITRPLRLLDHASEAISTGDLTERIPITSNDELGQLGRRFNQMGESLQHVLHDVREKAEHLAAASEELMQGAKETSHAVEHVSTTIQEIAVGSEQQVQSVEDTSNTIIRMSGSMQQIAEHAQQTSASVAETSDVAANGTEAIQLAIRQMDLIHTKITRLSDTISSLEERSQEIENFVEIITGIAAQTNLLSLNAAIEAARAGEQGRGFAVVADEVRQLAEQSSQSASRITSLIQTIQNETKAAVDFMEDGVQEVKKGIDAVYVAGQSFQSIRESIEHAAEQVYEVSSSAQEMSAGAETVARSIQVISEIAERSASGMETASASTEEQLASMEEISASADALAHMAEDLEEVIRRFKV; this is translated from the coding sequence ATGAAAAAATGGCTGCAATTATCCGTAAAAAAGAGACTGAACATTTCGTTTTTACTCTTGCTTCTCATTCCCAGCCTGGCCATCGGCTTTCTTTCATATCAAACTGCCCGACAGAAGGTACAGGATCAAGTGCTCGATCAAGCAAAAGGAAATACCTATCTTTTAGACCAGCTCATCACACGACTAATTGAACCCGAGTTACAAAATGTCTCCCTGCTGGCCGAAAATGTAAACGCTACTATGTATGCAGGACGACAAAGTCCACAGGTTATGGAACGGATTCATCAATTCCAACGTCTCCATCCTGAAATTGCCTCGGCATATGTCGGCACAGAAGCAGGGTTTCTTATTATGGACGGTTCTGAAAAGCTGGAAGCGAATTATGATGTACGCACACGCCCCTGGTACCAGCAAGGGCGCCAGAGTGACACGAAACCAATCATTACCGATCCATATGTCGATAAAGTAACCGGCCAAACCGTTGTGAGCCTGCTTAAGAAAACGAAAGACGGTTCCGGTGTCGTAGGAATTGACTTTAACCTCTCCAAGCTTGCCGAAATGACGAGTTCCATTAAAATTGGCAAACAAGGGTACGTTTTTATCGTAGATCAACAGAAAAAAATTCTCGTTCACCCATCCATCAAGAACGGGGTGGATGCACCAAAAGAAATCGTAGCACAGCTGTTCAGTAAATCCTCTGGCAGTTATGAAACAAAAAACGACACCGAAACAACCCGAACATTTTTCGTTACAAATGAGTTAACTGGCTGGAAGTTGGGCGGCACAATTAATATGGCAGAAGTACAAGCAGAAGCGAATCCAATTTTTACAACGACTGTAGTGGTCATTACCGCAGCACTTCTACTCGGTGGATTGCTTGTATACGTCGTAATCTCTTCAATTACCCGTCCACTGCGTCTACTCGACCATGCTTCAGAGGCGATTAGCACTGGGGATTTAACAGAGCGAATTCCGATTACATCCAATGATGAACTGGGGCAGCTAGGCCGCCGCTTTAACCAGATGGGAGAATCATTGCAGCATGTGCTGCATGACGTAAGAGAAAAAGCCGAGCATCTTGCGGCAGCTTCTGAAGAGTTGATGCAAGGCGCAAAAGAAACAAGTCATGCGGTTGAGCATGTCTCGACTACAATTCAAGAAATTGCCGTCGGCTCCGAACAGCAGGTGCAAAGCGTAGAAGATACATCAAACACCATCATTCGTATGTCAGGATCGATGCAGCAAATCGCTGAACATGCACAGCAAACTTCTGCTTCTGTTGCCGAAACATCCGATGTTGCAGCAAATGGCACCGAAGCGATTCAACTAGCGATTCGACAGATGGACTTGATTCATACCAAAATAACACGTCTTTCTGATACAATTAGCAGCCTGGAAGAACGCTCGCAAGAGATTGAGAACTTCGTCGAGATCATTACCGGAATTGCAGCACAGACGAATCTTCTGTCTTTGAATGCTGCCATCGAAGCAGCACGTGCAGGTGAACAAGGACGCGGCTTCGCCGTTGTGGCTGATGAAGTCCGCCAGTTAGCTGAGCAATCTTCACAGTCAGCAAGCCGCATTACGTCGCTAATTCAGACGATTCAGAATGAGACAAAAGCGGCTGTTGATTTTATGGAAGATGGAGTTCAGGAAGTGAAGAAAGGAATTGATGCGGTGTATGTCGCCGGACAGTCATTCCAGTCCATCCGGGAATCGATTGAACATGCAGCTGAACAAGTGTATGAAGTTTCTTCTTCTGCTCAGGAGATGTCGGCTGGAGCCGAAACAGTAGCCCGATCGATTCAGGTTATCTCTGAAATTGCAGAGCGTTCGGCTTCAGGTATGGAGACGGCTTCTGCAAGCACAGAAGAACAGCTCGCTTCGATGGAGGAGATATCCGCTTCTGCTGATGCCCTTGCTCATATGGCAGAAGATCTGGAAGAAGTGATTCGCCGTTTTAAGGTGTAA
- the thrS gene encoding threonine--tRNA ligase, producing the protein MSVLTITLPDGSKREYEAGATIEDVAASISPSLRKKSIAGKIDGKTVDLKAVIPHDAAVEIITEDSEDALEVLRHSCAHLMAQAIKRIIGDENVRLGIGPVIQDGFYYDIDTAVTITPEMLADIEKEMNKIVKENLSIERKVVTREEALAIYEKLNDHLKTEIISELPEGEEISMYHQGDFFDLCRGPHVPSTGKIKAFKLMSVAGAYWRGDSDRQMLQRIYGTCWAKKADLDEYLHFLEEARKRDHRKLGKELDLFMFSEEAPGMPFYLPNGMVIRNELEAYERGLHQERDYEEVRTPLMMNQRLWEQSGHWDHYHENMYFTEVDNTKFALKPMNCPGHMLIYKGQIKSYRDLPIRMSEFGQVHRHEFSGALNGMIRVRTFTQDDAHLFVRPDQIESEIKNVIELIDKMYGVFGFQYSIELSTRPEDSMGSDELWESAERSLQNVLDGLGVPYTINEGDGAFYGPKIDFHIKDAIKRSHQCATIQLDFQMPEKFDLTYVGEDNQKHRPVVIHRAIYGSIDRFIGILTEHFAGAFPTWIAPVQARIMTIAEPHVKYAEEVKEKMAKMGIRVELDTRNEKIGYKIREAQLRKIPFMLVIGDKEMENGELAVRRHGQGDLGSQKVDDVINAILDEIATKKF; encoded by the coding sequence ATGTCAGTTCTAACAATTACACTGCCGGATGGCTCGAAGCGCGAGTACGAAGCCGGTGCAACTATTGAAGATGTCGCGGCTTCGATCAGCCCAAGCCTGCGCAAAAAATCAATTGCCGGTAAAATAGATGGCAAGACGGTTGATTTAAAAGCAGTGATTCCACATGATGCAGCTGTGGAAATCATCACAGAAGACAGCGAAGATGCACTCGAAGTACTGCGCCATAGCTGTGCGCACTTAATGGCACAGGCGATTAAGCGCATCATTGGTGATGAGAATGTTCGTCTGGGGATTGGTCCAGTTATTCAAGATGGTTTCTACTACGATATCGATACAGCTGTAACGATCACACCGGAAATGCTTGCTGATATTGAAAAAGAAATGAACAAGATCGTGAAGGAAAACCTCTCCATCGAGCGCAAGGTTGTCACACGCGAAGAAGCGCTTGCGATCTATGAAAAGTTAAATGACCATTTAAAAACAGAAATTATCTCGGAACTGCCAGAAGGCGAAGAGATTTCGATGTATCATCAGGGCGACTTTTTCGACCTGTGTCGTGGACCGCACGTTCCATCTACTGGAAAAATCAAAGCGTTCAAGCTGATGAGTGTAGCAGGTGCGTACTGGCGCGGAGATTCCGATCGTCAGATGCTCCAGCGTATTTATGGTACTTGCTGGGCGAAGAAAGCAGACCTCGATGAGTACCTGCACTTCCTGGAAGAAGCACGCAAGCGCGATCACCGCAAACTTGGTAAAGAGCTTGACCTATTCATGTTCTCCGAAGAAGCACCAGGTATGCCGTTCTATCTGCCGAATGGTATGGTTATCCGTAATGAGCTTGAAGCGTATGAGCGCGGCTTGCATCAAGAGCGTGACTACGAAGAAGTTCGCACACCACTCATGATGAATCAGCGTCTGTGGGAGCAATCCGGCCACTGGGATCACTACCATGAGAATATGTACTTCACAGAAGTAGATAACACTAAGTTCGCTTTGAAACCGATGAACTGCCCGGGCCATATGCTCATCTACAAAGGTCAGATCAAATCATATCGTGACCTGCCGATCCGTATGTCTGAATTCGGCCAAGTACACCGTCACGAATTCTCTGGCGCATTGAACGGCATGATCCGCGTACGTACGTTTACACAGGATGATGCGCACCTGTTCGTTCGCCCAGATCAGATTGAATCCGAGATCAAAAATGTAATCGAGCTGATCGACAAAATGTATGGCGTATTCGGCTTCCAATACAGCATTGAGCTGTCTACTCGTCCGGAAGATTCGATGGGAAGCGACGAGCTGTGGGAATCAGCGGAACGTTCCCTTCAGAACGTACTAGACGGACTTGGCGTGCCGTACACTATCAATGAAGGCGACGGCGCTTTCTACGGTCCAAAAATTGACTTCCATATTAAAGATGCGATCAAGCGCAGCCACCAGTGCGCGACGATCCAGCTTGATTTCCAGATGCCAGAGAAATTCGACCTTACGTATGTGGGCGAAGACAATCAGAAGCACCGTCCGGTTGTTATCCACCGTGCCATCTATGGCTCGATTGACCGCTTCATCGGCATTTTGACTGAGCATTTCGCAGGGGCGTTCCCAACATGGATTGCTCCGGTGCAAGCTCGCATCATGACAATCGCTGAGCCGCATGTGAAGTATGCGGAAGAAGTGAAAGAAAAAATGGCGAAAATGGGCATTCGTGTGGAGCTTGATACGCGCAATGAGAAGATCGGCTACAAGATCCGCGAAGCACAGCTGCGCAAAATTCCATTCATGCTTGTTATCGGTGACAAGGAAATGGAAAATGGCGAATTAGCTGTCCGCCGCCACGGCCAGGGGGATCTTGGTTCGCAAAAAGTGGATGATGTAATTAACGCTATTCTGGATGAGATTGCGACAAAAAAATTCTAA
- a CDS encoding bifunctional diguanylate cyclase/phosphodiesterase yields MLSFLKRLRKKANPFVYTDQRMQVKKLLEAELAQSRHVVLLYLDIIKLSEIEAKFGQLVTSRVLQQMDHALLEACRQVMEPPVRLIAVQKLWGDDYAVYISAKNEVSDIFLHGLCVDLKQEVESELNRQLTYSHMSEVSVHIGYANVSGAELSKEMYSSVKFASQMAKYELMSNEFKHMQQFRTIMEKEDIHTVLQPIVSLKTGVPLGWESLVRGPEGSPFYSPEPLFSFAEQTGRSFQLESMCRRKAIERLQEMHPSAKLFINLDARSIDDPFLLRGHVFKLMEEYQMNPHNIVFEITERHAIKNFEAFRTVIQEYRKKGYLIAVDDAGAGYSSLEAIAEIYPDYIKLDMALIRNIDSDPVKQALVETFVQFANKVKCRIIGEGIETEKELETLITLGVDYGQGYWLGRPRREFAPTTDEAINKIRELEQERQPIVLEESTNRVGDIVMNTICVSQETLVRDVHHILERNTRIDSIVVLDGQKPKGLIMRFQLYRILGGQYAVSLYYEKSVAQIMNNSPLIVDSRKNIEKVAKLSMERESFHLYDVIIVTEKENYIGVVSVQSLLDRLAKARLEIAAVSNPLTGLPGNLRIEREISSRLSQEQPFMVLYCDLDKFKWFNDQYGFETGDEIIRRTAQMMATAIRVTGSKGSFLGHIGGDDFILVGPCSEIEGIVAYVLEYFDSYFVEFEQRGEGEKPALSISLAAVRCEPGAYCTPNQVAEMAAKVKKAAKQIPGTSFVEDCELTQSIPH; encoded by the coding sequence GTGTTGTCTTTTTTAAAGCGATTGCGTAAAAAAGCAAATCCATTTGTTTATACAGACCAGCGGATGCAGGTCAAAAAATTATTGGAAGCCGAACTGGCACAGTCACGCCATGTTGTGCTTTTGTATCTCGATATCATTAAATTATCGGAGATTGAAGCCAAATTTGGTCAGCTGGTTACGAGTCGGGTTCTACAGCAGATGGACCATGCGCTGCTCGAAGCTTGCCGCCAGGTTATGGAACCGCCTGTGCGGCTGATTGCCGTTCAAAAGCTATGGGGAGACGACTATGCTGTTTACATCTCCGCTAAAAACGAAGTGAGTGATATATTTTTACACGGTCTGTGTGTAGATTTAAAGCAGGAAGTAGAAAGCGAACTGAATCGTCAACTTACTTATTCACACATGAGTGAAGTTTCTGTACATATCGGATATGCAAATGTCTCTGGAGCTGAACTGTCCAAGGAAATGTATTCCTCTGTCAAATTTGCTAGCCAGATGGCAAAGTATGAATTGATGTCTAATGAGTTTAAACATATGCAGCAGTTTCGCACAATCATGGAGAAGGAAGACATTCATACGGTACTACAGCCGATTGTGTCACTAAAAACAGGGGTGCCGCTTGGGTGGGAATCACTTGTGCGTGGTCCAGAAGGCTCGCCTTTTTATTCACCAGAGCCGTTGTTTTCGTTTGCGGAACAGACAGGACGCAGTTTTCAATTGGAATCGATGTGTCGACGCAAAGCGATTGAGCGGCTGCAGGAGATGCATCCATCTGCCAAGTTGTTTATTAACCTTGATGCGAGAAGCATAGATGATCCATTTTTGCTACGAGGTCATGTATTCAAGCTGATGGAAGAATATCAGATGAATCCACATAATATCGTATTTGAAATTACGGAACGGCATGCAATCAAGAATTTCGAAGCATTTCGTACAGTAATTCAGGAATACCGCAAGAAGGGGTACTTGATTGCGGTAGATGATGCAGGGGCAGGGTATTCGAGTCTCGAAGCGATTGCGGAGATTTATCCGGATTATATTAAGCTTGATATGGCGCTTATTCGCAATATTGACAGTGACCCGGTTAAACAGGCGCTTGTTGAGACGTTTGTCCAGTTTGCTAATAAAGTTAAATGCCGGATTATTGGCGAAGGAATCGAGACGGAAAAAGAGTTGGAGACACTTATTACGCTCGGTGTTGACTATGGACAGGGATACTGGCTGGGACGTCCGAGACGAGAATTTGCTCCGACTACAGATGAAGCCATTAATAAGATTCGGGAGCTTGAACAGGAGCGTCAACCGATTGTACTGGAGGAATCAACGAATCGGGTCGGGGATATTGTGATGAATACGATTTGTGTGAGCCAGGAGACCCTCGTGCGAGATGTGCATCATATTTTAGAGCGGAATACGAGGATCGACAGCATTGTCGTGTTAGATGGTCAGAAGCCAAAAGGATTGATTATGCGTTTTCAGTTGTACAGAATTCTAGGGGGCCAATATGCTGTGTCACTGTACTATGAGAAATCGGTTGCGCAAATTATGAACAACAGCCCGCTGATCGTAGATAGCCGGAAAAATATTGAGAAGGTAGCCAAGCTGTCGATGGAACGGGAGTCGTTCCACCTATATGACGTCATCATTGTAACCGAGAAGGAGAATTATATTGGAGTCGTATCGGTCCAAAGTCTGCTGGATAGACTAGCTAAAGCTCGGTTAGAGATTGCGGCGGTGTCCAATCCGCTAACGGGTCTTCCTGGTAATCTTCGGATTGAAAGAGAAATATCATCCCGACTTAGCCAGGAGCAGCCATTTATGGTGCTGTACTGTGACCTGGATAAATTCAAGTGGTTTAATGACCAGTACGGTTTTGAGACAGGGGATGAGATTATTCGTCGCACTGCACAAATGATGGCGACTGCGATCCGGGTGACGGGGAGCAAGGGAAGCTTTCTCGGTCATATTGGCGGGGATGATTTCATTCTAGTAGGTCCGTGTTCTGAGATAGAAGGAATCGTCGCATATGTTTTAGAGTACTTCGATTCATATTTTGTAGAGTTTGAACAGCGTGGGGAGGGAGAGAAGCCCGCGCTATCGATCTCACTTGCGGCTGTTCGCTGTGAGCCAGGAGCGTATTGTACGCCGAATCAAGTGGCGGAGATGGCCGCCAAAGTTAAAAAAGCAGCCAAACAAATTCCAGGGACTTCTTTTGTGGAAGACTGTGAGTTGACACAGTCTATACCACACTAA
- the rpmI gene encoding 50S ribosomal protein L35, translated as MPKMKTHRGAAKRFKKTGSGKLKRSHAYTSHILEKKSPKRKRNLRKGAVVSSGDQKRIASMLTYL; from the coding sequence ATGCCTAAAATGAAAACTCACCGTGGCGCTGCAAAGCGTTTCAAAAAAACTGGAAGCGGCAAACTGAAGCGCTCCCATGCTTACACAAGCCATATCTTGGAGAAAAAATCTCCGAAGCGCAAACGTAACCTGCGTAAAGGCGCAGTTGTTTCTAGCGGCGACCAAAAACGCATTGCATCTATGCTGACGTATTTGTAA
- a CDS encoding sulfate/molybdate ABC transporter ATP-binding protein, with the protein MTIQIEHVHKMYGKFAALRDVTLEIKSGEMLALLGPSGSGKTTLLRILGGLEAADVGHIQADLAEHERKEALRIGFVFQNYALFRHMTVADNIAFGLSVQPRRKRPSRAEIKERVANLLHFIQLEGLGDRYPSQLSGGQRQRVALARALAIEPNLLLLDEPFGALDAKVRHELRRWVRRVHDELKITTVFVTHDQEEALEIADRVVVMNKGQIEQIGSPTEVYHEPATPFVCEFIGKTNRLDLHEHAAQIRFIRPHEVDVQLRPSGTASEAAVIQKVQTTGPFITIEVVTKKEVPLEVHIAADSRLTHELVPGKVVWLDMQKAKVFGEEQSEAQPTSAYA; encoded by the coding sequence ATGACGATTCAAATCGAACATGTTCATAAAATGTATGGAAAATTTGCCGCATTGCGCGATGTGACACTGGAGATTAAAAGTGGAGAGATGCTTGCTCTGCTCGGACCTTCCGGATCAGGTAAAACAACACTGCTGCGGATTCTTGGTGGATTGGAGGCAGCAGATGTCGGGCACATTCAGGCCGATCTAGCAGAGCATGAGCGGAAGGAAGCACTTCGTATCGGGTTTGTGTTTCAGAATTACGCATTATTTCGTCATATGACGGTTGCAGATAATATTGCGTTCGGATTGAGCGTACAACCGCGCCGCAAGCGTCCCTCTCGCGCTGAGATTAAAGAACGGGTGGCGAATTTGCTGCATTTTATCCAACTAGAAGGACTAGGGGATCGTTATCCATCCCAACTGTCAGGTGGTCAGCGTCAACGGGTCGCACTGGCACGGGCACTCGCCATTGAGCCAAATCTGTTGCTGCTTGATGAACCATTTGGTGCACTCGATGCTAAAGTGCGCCATGAGCTTCGCCGCTGGGTGCGTCGGGTGCATGACGAACTGAAAATTACCACAGTATTTGTGACGCATGATCAGGAAGAAGCGCTGGAAATCGCGGATCGTGTGGTAGTCATGAACAAGGGACAAATCGAGCAGATTGGAAGTCCGACAGAGGTTTATCATGAACCGGCCACGCCATTTGTATGTGAGTTTATTGGCAAAACGAATCGCTTAGACTTGCATGAGCATGCTGCACAGATAAGATTTATTCGGCCGCATGAAGTTGATGTTCAGCTTCGTCCGTCTGGAACAGCTTCTGAAGCAGCGGTTATCCAAAAAGTACAAACAACAGGACCATTCATTACGATAGAAGTCGTTACGAAAAAAGAAGTCCCGCTTGAGGTGCATATTGCCGCAGATTCGCGGCTAACCCATGAGCTTGTACCGGGCAAAGTTGTCTGGCTCGATATGCAAAAGGCAAAAGTATTTGGTGAGGAACAGTCGGAAGCACAACCGACTTCGGCATATGCATAG
- the infC gene encoding translation initiation factor IF-3, whose amino-acid sequence MLWSKFLWRWQVISKEHLVNEEIRAREVRLIDSEGQQAGIVPLREALRLAQEKELDLVNIAPTAKPPVCRIMDYGKFRYEQQKKEKEARKNQKVVEIKEVRLSPTIEEHDFQTKLRNAVKFLENGNKVKLTIRFRGRAITHAEIGQQVMEKLAKEVEHLCTVERKPKIEGRSMIMILAPKTDK is encoded by the coding sequence TTGCTTTGGTCCAAATTCCTTTGGAGGTGGCAGGTTATTAGCAAGGAGCATTTAGTCAACGAGGAAATCCGTGCTCGTGAGGTTCGTTTGATTGATTCGGAAGGCCAGCAGGCAGGGATTGTACCGTTACGTGAAGCGCTTCGCTTGGCGCAAGAAAAAGAACTCGATCTGGTGAACATAGCGCCTACCGCAAAGCCGCCAGTATGCCGGATCATGGATTACGGTAAGTTCCGGTATGAACAGCAGAAGAAGGAAAAAGAAGCTCGTAAAAACCAGAAAGTGGTGGAGATTAAAGAAGTACGTCTTTCTCCAACCATTGAAGAACATGATTTCCAAACGAAGCTGCGCAATGCTGTGAAGTTTCTTGAAAATGGAAATAAAGTGAAGCTGACGATTCGTTTCCGTGGACGTGCTATTACACACGCTGAGATTGGTCAGCAGGTAATGGAGAAGCTCGCTAAAGAAGTGGAGCATCTGTGTACGGTCGAACGTAAGCCGAAAATTGAAGGGCGTAGCATGATTATGATTCTCGCCCCGAAAACAGACAAGTAA
- the ytxC gene encoding sporulation protein YtxC, which translates to MKLYVPLRDRDLLDSFREVLRDELNRIRPLLQIRLYEQEQSHACCFMIESKMEACTVQVYEGLPCAIARAVGAYLAWKEERYIGRLVCSHPAYERVQEKGGLLGYVLYHLAGREVGQIASRASELTSDVERMVFDYFQQEQDLHLDGFFRFRMKAKLCQLRLMVDMYIEEYFAEEEYEMVVRRLRAFLASQTVRTELLRVVHEGGTSFRYYNEEWERLDPSLKLAFPAETELPYVSEEADIVRTLAAFAPGTLFVYTEQPRAPIIMMLTRLFAGRIIVSGEYPLVSMVEDT; encoded by the coding sequence ATGAAATTATATGTACCGCTTCGAGATCGGGACTTGCTGGATTCATTTCGCGAAGTATTACGTGATGAACTAAATAGAATTCGTCCCCTGCTTCAGATTCGGCTGTATGAACAAGAACAATCGCATGCTTGTTGCTTTATGATTGAGAGCAAGATGGAGGCGTGTACAGTCCAGGTATATGAGGGATTACCGTGTGCGATTGCTCGCGCGGTAGGAGCGTATCTGGCATGGAAAGAAGAACGATATATCGGGCGGCTTGTATGCAGCCATCCTGCTTATGAACGTGTGCAGGAAAAAGGCGGGCTGCTTGGGTATGTGCTGTATCATCTAGCAGGAAGAGAAGTGGGACAGATTGCGTCTCGAGCAAGTGAATTAACATCCGATGTAGAGCGCATGGTATTTGATTATTTTCAACAGGAACAAGACCTCCATCTGGATGGTTTTTTTCGCTTTCGGATGAAAGCGAAGTTGTGTCAACTTCGCTTGATGGTTGATATGTATATTGAAGAATATTTTGCGGAAGAAGAATATGAAATGGTTGTCAGGCGACTACGGGCATTTCTAGCCAGTCAGACAGTTCGTACGGAGCTACTTCGCGTTGTGCATGAAGGGGGGACATCGTTTAGGTATTACAATGAAGAGTGGGAACGACTTGATCCTTCGTTGAAGTTGGCTTTTCCGGCAGAAACAGAATTGCCATACGTATCGGAAGAAGCGGACATTGTACGTACGCTAGCTGCTTTTGCGCCGGGGACATTGTTCGTGTACACCGAACAACCACGAGCACCGATCATTATGATGTTAACTCGCTTATTTGCAGGCAGGATAATCGTATCAGGTGAATATCCACTCGTTTCGATGGTAGAGGACACTTGA